In Lolium rigidum isolate FL_2022 chromosome 7, APGP_CSIRO_Lrig_0.1, whole genome shotgun sequence, the DNA window ataaattctaacttctacataacctactataaagatacacgggctaactagcccaaacttggtaaacaaggccgattcacatatctcttctatatgtatatcttcaaatccgtcttgatcgcggcccacctacggcttggtcaaattccggtgataacgagCAAGATCGAGTTATggctcttcattatgtgccttcgagCTTCAGACTTGCCGACTTCTTCACCAAGGCCTGCACTCGAGCACAGCATggtttctttctctccaaactcagtgttgttgatccaccatgagtttgagggggggtgttagagttgtatagttccttttccgttattccccagtgtatgaggggcttacctgcacattgtcgcgaattttttttaaataatacgaattttttatttaaGTGCAGGAATAGCGCGCGTTTTCAAAAAATTTGGAAACTGTGATCTGGTCGGTCAGCTGCCGACCGATCGGACAGCTGCGGGCCGATCGGCCAGCTATCGACCGACTGCAGCATGCGTCGCAGGCGGGGCCAGGCACCAGACCTTATCGGTCAGCAGCCGACCGATCGGCTCGATCGTGGGCCGACCGTGCATGGCATTTTCTCGCCGGCCCGCGGACGCTCCCTTGACGCCCgttctctttctttcttccttcctcttttcttcttcctccggCTGTTCGTCGGCTGCACACGAGAAGAGCTCCAAAACTCCGTTTTTCTCAGATCCCCACTGATTTAGCCAATAAAACTTCACCATTTTGCTGGTATTAGTTGAGGGAAGCCCGATCTACAGATGGGTTAGGGTTTGGAGGCGTTTGGTGGTGCTGTTTAGCAACAATGGTGATGAAGTGGTGGAGGTTGATGGTGGTGTAAGGGGCTGAGCTGCTCGCTGTGGATTGGTGGTGGTGCCGATCTGCTGCGTCGCTgttcgtgctgctgctgttggagaggctgctcacgctacaagggtaaaccctaatctttCCATATTAGTGTTAACTGTGTAGGTTAATGTAGGCTGGTTTCAGTGTTAGTGTATTTATGTGGGCCGGTATTAGTAGTTGACGCAGACGGAATTTTTTTTAGGTGAGCAAAGATGACAGATGTAGTGAAGATAGTATTTTATTATGGTATGGGTAGTGTCCGATCAGATGAAATGGGAGTTAATCTGAGTGAGTTCAAATCTGTAGAGATGAATATGACTGCTCCTAGAACATGGACAATTGAGCAGGTGAAGGACTGGTTGACGTAATGTTTCGGGCTTAATCCTGAAGTGCACACAgtgggtgtgcatgcattgtggacTAAGTCGATCACAAACATTTTGTGGTATCTGAGGCATGTAGATGATACCTCTAAGTGGGTGAGCTGGTTAAAAGGGTCTGAAAGGAGAGGAACTAACCCTGTGGCATTAGTTCTTCCGGTGGCGAAGGAGGTAGCGCCTCCTGAAGGCGGTTAcagtggaggaggtggttacgaaTCAGGCCGGAGCTGAGCCAAGcacccggcggtggcggtggttacgAGCCTGAACAGAGCAGCCATGCGAAGATGTTTATAGTGGCCAAGGTGATGGTTACAGTGGAGAAGACGGtgaggttgatggtgacgaaGAAAATGGATACAGGCAGAACcagatggaagaggaagatacAGAAGGTGAAATTGATGCTGATGATTCCGATGAGTCTGATGATGGGGAGGAGGTGCCTATTCCCGGCGAGATGGAATCATAACTTTTCGTCCGCAATGACAATCAACGATGGTCTTGATTCTAACCGGGAGTATCACCGTAACAATGTCGCCGTAGGGGCCATGTTTCCGTCGAAGCGACATATGCAGGATGCAATAATTAAGTGGGCAATGGCGAGTCGAGGCAGCCGAGAACAACCGTGTCATCTGGAAAATACCTGACGATGGAATGTGTGGACATCAATTGTCCCGGAAGGGTGCATGGGTATGTTCCTAAGTATGACACAACTTGGCGTGTGAGCGACTTTGTGCCGCATAGTTGTGAGCTTGCAAGTATCCGCAATGATCATTGCAACTCCGTCGTCTAATCTCATAGCTCGGTCTGTTGTACACCGAAATAGTGGAAGGGCAAGCCATGAGAGTAAACGCCATCCGTGAAGAATGTTAAGAAGCATCATTTTTACACCATATCTTATGGCAAGGCTTGGAGGGCTAAGCAGAGGGCGATGGAAATGAGGTTTGGTTCGTTTCGAGACGCATACGACGCTCGTTGTTTGTTTGCTGCGTACGCCGCGGCGAGGAATCCAGACACATATGTGAACATCCGGGACATGTTTTTGCCGGAGTTCCCATCTTACAGGGTTCTGCATAGAGTCTATTTCTCGTTTGGTGTATGCATCGAATCATTCAGACACTATCGACCCGTGTTGTTCGTTTCACAGTTCACAACACCGATGAGTGAGGCACAAATCACTAGGAGTCTCGAGGCGTACCTTATGTGGCTGCTTGGGAAGGTGATGTTCACAGAGAACCATCAGACCACCATCAGCAGGCGCTACATCCCCATTGCGCAGGAGATAGCAGAGGCTACAACCGCCGACGACATCATACCGCGGAGTTGGGGTTCCGCGGTTCTAGCAGCCACGTACCGAGGTTTGTGCAATGCTTGTACACTTGTCTCCCCCAAGTCTGGCCTTCTTGGCTGTCCACTGTTGTTGCAGCTGTGGTCGTGGGAGAGGTTCCCAATTGGTCGACCAGACATAGATGCTGAACGCCCTTTCGAGGCAAACGGGTTTGATGATGCGGACCACATCGACATGCCTACGTTCGGTATACTTTGGACACGTCGCGAGGTACATGTAATTACTATATTTCTTTTGTAATTTATACTACTATGTGTGTACCTGACTATAGTTCTTTTTCTGTCCGCAGAGACGATTTGCTCGCGATCAGGTCAGGAACTGCTACCCTGCGTTCACTGAGCAGCTTGACGTGCTCGATGATAGGGCGGTGATCTGGGAGCCCTATACAGCGGCAGCAGTGCATGCAAGATACCCCGGCGGGATCTCAATCCTCTGCTATAGAGATTGTGCGTACTGGATGACACAGTCGAAGATCATCTTCGATGTGTCCGTGGAGGTAATGGCCCAGCAGAGGATCATGAGACAGTTCGGTTCTCGCCAGTTGGTCGATCCTCCTCCACCGATAGCACCTCTCCCTGCCTACGTCCACAAGTAAGTTCAGAGCGTCGCTACGGTTAAGATTGTTCATCATGGTTCGGCTTACTGACACAATAATTTTCTGCAGGTACAACAGGAAGGGTACGAGCCACTCCTCGACATGGTGGCTTCAGCGCGTTGGCTCGTATGTTGATGAGCGGCTGACTGCGACAACACACCTCTGGCGACACGATGAGCAGTTTGATCCACAGGAGTTTGAGGCATATCTGCAGAGGTACACTGCAGCAGCGCGAGTGCGCCTCATCCCGCCGATAGATCCAGCTGAGGCGCCTCCACCGTCTATGTACGATATGTACCCGACTCAGTCCACAGCCGGTAGTGGACAGCACGCGGTACGTAATACTTTTATTTTCCACCAACATATTTGTCGTTTATATGTATTGGGTTCTACGGTTTATATGATACCATGATCTACCATGTTTTTGCAGGGCCAGATGACCTCAGACTTACATGATGAAGTCGCTCGGTACACACGTCAAGTGTCCAGTGGGCCTCTTCTGCAGCCGCGCGACCAGCAGGTGTCCTGGTTGAGGCGTCTCGAGGAGAAGCTACGTGGGATCTACTCGGCTATCACGTGTAGCCGTAGTTCCGACGTCGTTCAGCGCCACCTCCTTCCACCGCGTCCCTCCACACGACACGATCCACGACCTCGTGTCACGCCGACGGCGACACCCAGACCACCACCTCCTGACCGGCCAGGAGGTTTGtcgtggcagcagcagcacactccTTCGTTCGACGACTTTCACGGGCAACAGCATGGATCACGGCCTCGCCTCACGCCGACGGCGACACCCAGACCACCACCTCCTGAGCAGgcaggaggttcgtcgtggcagcagcagcagcacactccTTCCTTCGACGACTTTCACTACTATCAGCAGCAAGCTGCTTTCGACGagtggcagcagcagcaggctCCTTTCATGGGAGGAGGAGGATACTCGCAGGGTATGTACTATTCTAGCTATTCTATTCCGTATAAATTATACTCCATTTAATTTGACATCACTTATGTTTCGTGCCACAGGATACACACAGCACACTGCGTCTAATCCTTCATGGGGCGCTAGTGATCAGGACACTGAGCACATGGAGTATTACAGCACACAGCAGAACTATGTCGGTATGCAGACTCCTCCACCACTCCCCACACAGGAGACGCAAGATCGACCCCGAGTCCGGGTCCTGGATCCCTGCTCGCAACGTCGGCCCCCGGACAGGTTCGGTTGGACACCCCGTGGTACGCCACCCCCACGACAGCCCAGACTACGCCGTCCCCCCGGCTGATGTATCACCTATGTATGAGACATTTATGTATGCATTACTCCTGTATGAGACACTTATGTATGACATATTTATGTACGCTTGATTTCCCGCCACTTATCTCCCGCTCACATATTTCATTTCGTGCTAAATCAATAGTACTTTATTAAAACAGCGTAGAAAATTAAGATACAATAGAGCTGAAATTTAAATACGGCTtatcactacaacggaatttaagatacatcaagaaactaaaacttaaactaagAACGCAGCACACCCTTTcccttgcccttcgacgatgcagctttcatggccttggtgctaggctcgaagtcaTCGTCCGAGTCAACTACCGGcggtgcagcactcttgcccttcgaggacttggcactcttgcccttcgacgatgcagctttcttcgccttagtgctaggctcgaagtcgtcgtccgagtcgacgaccggtggtgcagcactcttgcccttcgaggacttcccactcttgcccttcgacgatgcagctctcttcgccttgctgctaggctcaaagatatcatcgtcgtcctcactctcAACCGCCCACCGTGCTGGATATTTCAAATCCCTTTCCCTATCTTCTTCATTCTTCCATGTTAGTGACTTCCACttctcattcaacctgataagctcaCACCTTATCTCCCGTGGGCTGCGAGCGGGCATCTTCTTCACTGGCCACCCAATAGAATATTTCTCAAATTCCCTACCCACCTTACGGAGCAAGGAGTCGCTACTGATGAACTCCTCAAATGTCTCTACCTTACTCTCCCTCATCACTATGCGGGCCTCGTCTAGAAGAGGTTTGGCCATGAACTCGTTGAAAAGATGGGGGGGATTCTTATATGGGGGATCCATCTTGTTTACAGAATACACTGAAACACAAGGAAACGATGGGGGGTTTTTATAGGGTACAAGGGATGACTTTCGGCGGGAAGATTGAGCGGGAGAAATTGGGCGGGAAAAAGTGGCGGGAAAATTGGGCGCGAAACATTGGGCGGGAAAATTGGGCGCCAAACATTGGGTGGGAATAAATGGCGGGAAAATTGGGCGCGAAAAATTGGGCGGCAAATTTCGGCGGGAAACAATTGAGCCAATATTGGTCGAAAATATGGCGGAAAAGTGGTGGCGGGAAAATAATGGGGAGAAGTAACACGAGTTATGGGTAATAAACCTAACATGCAAACCATCGGAGATTAGGAGGCCAATTGGTCGGTAGTTGGCCGATCGGTCCATAGTGGGCCAATCGGTCTACAGCTGGCCAATTGGTCGATAGCTGACCAATTAGTTCTCTGGCAGCCAACTTTCAGTCGGTCGACTTTCAGTCGGTCTCCTATGGGCCGATCGGCCAGCTGCTGACCGACCGGGTCACACTTTCCAAATTTTTTAAAAACGCGCGCTATTCTTGCACttaaataaaaaattcgtattatttaaaaaaaattcgccacattgtcacacatgtacatgtactggcctatggccctctgtgaataATAGTTGCTATTCCAACAAACATTTACCAGAGTTGTTTCCAAGTAAAGTGCAAGAAAGCTTATTTTACCCCGAACAAAAAAAATCCTCTTTCAGGATTAAACATTAATCAAGAATAGATTGCAGAAATATACATATATTCCAACATAAAAAATGATAATGGAATTTCTTTCTACACATATTTTTTCTGTATAATCATGAACAAGACTATGCTTGATGAATTACAACTAATTTAGCAATGCATCAGAAGGCACCATCCATTTGTAAATAAGACACCCCGGAGTATAAATTAGACATGGCATCTCTTATCTTCATTGCTGATTATCCTCGTATCAGTCTGTGTAACCAAAAGGGTGCTTGATTCCTTAAATCTGGACCATTCATGTGTACTTTGGTTTTTGTTGCTCCATATCTTTGTAACCAGCACCTCCAGGAAGCCCCTGAAGTACATAGCAAGATAAGTTGCAATCTGTCCGACAGAATCATATGATAATTATGGgatcatatgaaaataaaatgcatTCCCGTCTTCCCGAAACCAGATATATTGACCCTTAAAAAAATGTGGCAATAAATTGTGTTAGCGAAGTAGAAAAATAGGAGAGCTGTGGAACTGTTACGAAAAGTAGACCATGAAACTTGGAGTAGTTTGCTGGGGTTGTAAATTTAGACTTTACATGGATTTAATTAAAACAGCACCCGCTTTGGTATCATGTTTAAAGAGAATATATCTTATTTTTATCTCTTAGTAGAACCCATCATTTTTGGGGAGTCCTTACAACCGTCAAAAAAACTGTCGGAGCCTCCTGTACGGTTCTTcttaaaaaaaacacaaaaggcTGAAATTTCTTTGACTGTTTTTGTATTAAGGTCAACAGACTATGTTAAATGCATGGCATAGTTATTAAATATTAGAATCATGGCATAGAGAACCACTAAAATAATTCGACATGCTCAACCACGTAAAACAATTTAAAGGTGCTCCCGTGCGGAATTATAGATGGTTCTAGTCAGTCAATGACCAGGATCAGCTTAGGTTCATTAATTCCAATAATGAAACAAATTAAAACTACACGCTAATTGTCTCATCGAGTAAGATAGCTAAACAGGCACTCAACTTGCAGTTTATCTAAAAGATGAGGCTTTGCAGATTACTTAACATGGAAAAAGCAGCTTCCCCATGATAAAGTATAGATAGCACTTACAGTAGTGAACAAGGTGAAAGGCCCTCACGGACATAGTATACGAACAAGAACGAGTCGTAATGCTGTCCTTTAATGTAGTAGAACATTGGCAATCTTCTAACAAGGTTAAATAGCATCTTCTCATAGAATCTGATTGCAGGTTGATTGTATGAAATTACATGCAAATATACACCCCTGCAGTTGATGATACTTGTACCATATTTAATCACCTCCTGAACCAGGGAAGATGCTGCACGTCGAAGTTTTTTCATGGTCAGcagaattttcagaaaaataaagaaaatccgGCAATAGGCACTAACCTATGCCAAGGTTTCTGTAACGATCTACCACGCCGAGTGTTAGTATATACACAAGAGTCGGGTCTTTCCACAAACAGCTGTTGCTAAACAAATCTTCAATCTGCAAATTAAGATCATTATTAGCTCTATTATGATCATCTCAATaaaatcagatttttttttcGTTTTCAGAACTTGTTGTACCTCACTGTCTTGTGCAGAAACCATCTTGGTGGTAACAAACCCAACAAGCTCATCTGATCTGCTCGTGTCGACAGCGCCCCAGGATATGATGCCATTGCCATTAACAACATCCAGGAAGAAATCCCTCTCATACCTCAAGAAGAAAAGGCACAACGAATAACTGAGGCAAAATTTAAGAGGAACTTATGCAGATATCTAACAATACATTGAAACAGTTTGCGAGCAAGTTTACAGTTTGGGCATAACCGAGAATATTTTTTAAACCGAAGGTCCGTAGAcccagctttataaataaagcaagcgACCAAAGTCAAAGTTTACATCCAACACACGACTCACGCCACACACGCGCAGCCAAGAACGGGTAACAGCTAACACGTCTTGTGCTAAGCCCAGCACCATAAGTACAAAGCGGTAGGATACAAAGCCCTGAAGCGGGTCGAAAGTGCTAAGTCGCCCTAGTCCGCGCATGCAGCCTCCTGACCTCGTCCACCGCCAAGTCCAGCAACGCGCGAtccctcggtctgaccagaaccctccaagaCTGCATATAAAGCAACATGTGGAAGAATGCGTCAGCTGCATTGCCGATCAGTTTCCCTTCAATAGTTAGTTTGTTCCTAATCTGCCAGAGGGCCCAGCATTGGGCCGCAAAGGTAAACCATACTAATCTACGAAGGGGTCCTAGCAAACCCTGTGCTAAGGCAATGAAATCCCCGACCCCCGCCGGGTTCCAAGTGCAGTGTAGGAGTTCCCTAACCCCGGCCCACATGTATCCCGCCATGGGGCAAGTGAAGAAGATGTGATTGCAATCCTCCACCTCACCACAAAGAGCGCAAAGGCCATTGGACGGCCCTCGCCTCTTGGCCACCTGTTCGCAGGATGGAAGCTTTCCTCGAATCAACTGCCAAAGGAAGACTTTGATCTTGGGTGGGACGCGTGTCCGCCACACCTCCTTGAAGTGTGTAACTGCTGCACCCTGCAGGAGTCCACAATACACCGACCTCGTAGAGTACTCCCCAGAGGGCTCCAGGGACCAAGAAATCTGGTCACTCCCTACTTCGTCCGGTAACCCGTTAATTTCACGGCAAAGATCATCCCATTCGACCTTTTCCGCCAAGCCAAGATGCCGTCGGAACCGGATACGCCACTCCCCGGGATTACCATCGACCACCCTAGTCGAATGAACCGTGGCGAAGGGGTTGGAGCAGCAACCAAAGAGGAGGGGGTAGCGAGTTTTAAGAGGCCCGCGCCCCGACCACCAGTCAAGCCAGAAGTAGGTCCACTTCCCATTGTGAACCTTATGACGAGCTCCGAGTTTGAAATACCATTTAAGTTTCTGTATGGAGTTCCAAAACTGGGAGCCCCTAGTCGGCACATCCCTAGAGAAAAAATCCCTTTCCCCGAGGTACTTTGCCCGAAGCAAGTCAGCCCACAATCCCCCTGTGCACTGGTAGTACTTCCAAATCCATTTCAACATCAGGGCAATGTTCATGGTTTTGGTGTTGAGGATCCCTAAGCCCCCAAATTGCTTAGGTTTACACACTGTGGCCCAATCCACCATGTGGTATTTCCTCCCCTTGCcgactccttcccaaaagaatcgGGAACGAGGCCTGTCCATGGCCGCATGGGTAGAGTCATGTAAAAGGTACAGGCCCATAGCGAACATAGGCAGGCTCGAAAGACAGGAGTTAGTGAGCTCAAGCCGGCCGGCCGAGGCAAGAAAGAGACCTTGCCAAGGCTCCACCCTGTGACCCACCTTCTCCGGTAGGAATTCCCAATCCGCTACCCGAAGCGCCCGACTACTCACCGGTAAACCAAGGTATTTCATCGGGAGCTTACCCAGTTTACAGTTGAGCATGTGCGCAACCCTGCGCTGCTCCGGTTCCGTGACCCCTGTCACGAAAACCTCGCTCTTGTCAAAATTGATCTTAAGACCCGACATGTTCTCAAAGCAGAGCagtaggaacttaaggtttgcaaTCCCCAGATCCGAGGGCTCAATCATGACAAGGGTGTCGTCAGCATACTGAAGATGCGTCACCCCCCCTGGGATGAGGTGAGAGACGACCCCTCGGATGTGGCCAGCCGAGTTAGCCTTGGCCAGCATAGCCGCGAGGCCATCCACAAGGAAGTCAAACAGGATCGGCGAGAGGGGGTCTCCCTGCCGTACACCCCTCGCATTACGGAAGAAGGGTCCCACCTCTCCGTTGATATTGATCGCAGTCTGGCCCCCCATGACCAACTGCATTAACCTGTGGACATTCATGTCCGAAAAACCCTTGCGCTGCAGGATCTCTCGGAGGAAGTCCCAGTTCACCCTATCGTAGGCCTTCTCGAAATCGAGTTTAAGCAGGAGGCCCCCAAGCCTCTTGGCATGGAGTTCATGTGCAATCTCATGCAGGGCGAGTACCCCCTCATGCAGACATCTACCCCGAATGAAAGCAGTCTGACTTCTATCAATGGTTCTATGAGCAATCGGCGCCAAGCGGGTTGCATACGCCTTTGCAACAAACTTGAAGATGACATTGATAAGCGCTATAGGCCTAAACTGCTTGATTGTGTCCGCCCCCTTAACCTTTGGGATCAGGGTGATGACCCCAAAGTTCAGACGCGCGATATCCACCCTACCCAGAACGAAGTCGTTCAGGATCTTGAGGATGGGCTCTCGCAGGATTCCCCAGAATCGCTTGAAGAAGGTAACCGGCAACCCATCCGGCCCAGGCGCGGAATCCGGCCTCATGCTGAGAAGGACCTCATCAAGCTCAGCAGGAGTGAAGGTCAACTCGAGCGCCAGGTTTTCCGCCGGGAGGATCTGATGGTCCCCAGACCACAAGTCAGAGTGGAGGGAGAAGACCCTTTCCTCCCCCCTAGAACCCATAAGGCCACGGTAGAACGAGTAAATGTGTTCCATAAGGCCCAGCTGCTCGTCGACCTCCCCGTGGTCCGTGACAAGCCGAGGGATCGAACACTTCCGTCGCCTCCCGTTGGCGATGGCGTGGAAATACGCCGTGCAGGAGTCCCCCAAAACCGTCCAACGCACCCTACTGCGTTGCCTCCAGTACTCCTCCTCGAGGCTGTCCATGAGGAGAAGCTGATCCTCCAGATGGTATCTGAGGGCCCAACCCTCCTCATCCAGCCCGTCGGAGTCCGCTTGCCGGTCGAGACCGTCGATCTGCGCCAGGAGGTCAGCCCTAAAAACCTTCCGCTCCTTCCCCAAATTGGCTCCCCAGCCTTTAAGAAATTGGCGTAGGTTCCGAGCAATGCATTGCCATCCATCAATGCTGTCCCAGTGAGGTCCCAGCTCGTGCAGGTAGCGGTGTATTTTGCCGTAGATGAGCTCCCCAAAGCCCGCCACTCGGAACCACCATGTCTGAAAGAAAAACCGTGGTGGTCTCCGAACCGTGACTTCCCCGCTATCCAGGAGGAGTGGGTTGTGGTCTGACCCAATCCTAGTGATAGCCGTCACGGAGCAGAAAGGAAATGCCGCCTCCCAGGCGGGCGAAACAAAAACCCTGTCCAGCACACATCTGATCGGACAGAGTTGTCTGTTAGTCCAGGTAAAGCGGGCCCCCGCCCGGTTGATCTCCCGAAGCGACATGGCCGCAATGGAGTCATTGAACCTACGAATCCGAGGCCAGTTGATGTTCCCATTGTTCTTATCCCGATCAGACCGGATAAGGTTAAAATCCCCGGCCACCACCAAAGGCACCGTGCATTGCTGGACCGCGAGCTCGAGCTCCCCCAAGAACTCCTCAGTGCGGGAATGGTCAGCCGGACCGTAGATCAACATAAAGCACCACTTCATGTTGATGTTGCGCTGCAAAACGGTGGCGCTGAGGAAGAAGGTCCCCATCTTCCACGCCCCAACCTCGAAGGATTCATCCCTAAATCCCAGGAGCATACCGCCGGAGTGACCAACCGCCGGTAGATGATTCCAAGCGAAGAGGCCTCCCACCTCTAGGCTCCGCAACTCCGCAGTGGAGAAGTCCTGCTTAATGGTTTCTTGAAGCCCGATGATGTCCAACCTGTTGGTTCTAATATAATCCCTAAGTTGGGTTCGTCGGCCCTCCCGACCGAAACCCCTAATGTTGTAAGAGAGAGCTTTCATCTAGCAACTGTACGTTTGCCCCGCCCCTTCCGCACCGCCAAAACTGGGCAAGTAAGGCGTTTCGCGCGTTTCCCCTGCACCGTGCCGGACTTAGATGCTCCCTGCATCTGGTCATCGAAACCGTCCGGCACGGGACCCTCCCCGCAGGGAGAGGTAGCCTCGGCCTCCCCGGCCGTCGCAATGCGCGCAGCAGCGCCCCGGATCTCCACCGGCTGCTCCGCCTCGGGCTCCGCTTGTGCTGCCTCCCCGGCAGCATGAGCATGGGCCAGCGCCGCAGCCTCCCTGTTGGCCGCCACCTCCGCAAGCGCCGCCTGTGCTCTTTCCTTAGCTCGGATCATAGACAATGCCTCGATAGGAGACCCTGCCGAAGGGGTGAAAACCACACAACTATCCGAAGCCACACGGGAGAGATGAGAGTCAGAGAGGGAGTCAAGGACAGTAAAAGGATTACCTGTCTCCAAGTTCCGCTCCGCCGCCCGCTGTTGCGCCTTCTCCATGGTGGGGGTAGCGGCAGCTCCCCGGTTCCTCAAGCTCTTGCGGGTCGTCTCGACCACCACCGTCTTCGTGCGCTTGCCCTTGGCGGCCTTCTGCCTGGAGTACGTCGCTCCGCCCTGAACATCCTTGGCCGAGCCCGCAGCCGCGGGTGGCCCGACCCGcagcgcctcctccacctccacctgggCGCCCGGCTGGCCAGCCCGACCATCGCAGGGCGCAGCCAACTGGAGCCCCTCCAC includes these proteins:
- the LOC124678498 gene encoding histone acetyltransferase MCC1-like, giving the protein MLDPTYKFQPTVEYRPIRLSDLQVLEQIHVDLFPVRYERDFFLDVVNGNGIISWGAVDTSRSDELVGFVTTKMVSAQDSEIEDLFSNSCLWKDPTLVYILTLGVVDRYRNLGIASSLVQEVIKYGTSIINCRGVYLHVISYNQPAIRFYEKMLFNLVRRLPMFYYIKGQHYDSFLFVYYVREGLSPCSLLGFLEVLVTKIWSNKNQSTHEWSRFKESSTLLVTQTDTRIISNEDKRCHV